In Osmerus eperlanus chromosome 17, fOsmEpe2.1, whole genome shotgun sequence, a single genomic region encodes these proteins:
- the LOC134037535 gene encoding uncharacterized protein LOC134037535 isoform X2, producing the protein MLVPVEYKGVSKWVRVPKVEEVFNFSEFLQGVLAKFNLSGFTALMLKDSAGVEVDSDIFDELLKSSQVSFKAFTEDCNDSSEGSSLTDWSPSRASHGSSPSSDSTIILESTKARRKRLIEGPPDSSSARDIVNAALHSKPDGDQIIKEYEKTKSLSDGTRRRMINMLVADMVESHGRIPPVNIRSTYALGITTLFPNLKDPDSKNGYEHFYDHQSGSGYLAWRLKTVQRNSAQEIKKSRSSFQDGPKTHRSMHSPVRQLSGDECNEAISVMRHSSDTTLVQDKMRATFQKRQKVVQDPATASTVLDLFPRFLDTPGLIDQDFNMLFGDEVTGKFLAKWPTFFKPRIIAECKNLPQSVHVDDLLLSAQQESDDGVWDCEVAAICLLLHLLPPTSKGKKSAKISATDAAVRLVKFLKVGRSMETFLKETGPAQPFLLCVGERKNSIQNFYIILDQKAIPSKTQTGVAAFDELFKAHFAFAVSYDEALCNFYTFIQTTVYGIDVGSVKESPRVKEIRARFLHSSF; encoded by the exons ATGCTGGTTCCTGTTGAATATAAGGGGGTGAGCAAATGGGTCAGGGTACCAAAGGTGGAGGAGGTCTTCAATTTCTCTGAATTTTTACAAGGAG TGCTGGCAAAATTCAATTTGTCAGGTTTTACTGCTTTGATGCTCAAGGATTCTGCAGGAGTTGAAGTGGATTCTGACATCTTTGATGAGCTTCTGAAGTCATCTCAGGTGTCCTTCAAGGCCTTCACTGAAGATTGCAATG ATTCTTCAGAGGGCTCATCCTTAACTGATTGGTCACCATCACGTGCATCCCATGGGTCATCTCCAAGCTCAGACTCAACAATTATACTAGAATCCACCAAAGCTCGAAGAAAACGGCTGATTGAAggaccccctgacagcagcagtgCTCGCGAT ATTGTCAATGCAGCCCTGCATTCAAAGCCGGACGGTGACCAAATAATCAAAGAATACGAGAAAACAAAGAGTCTGTCGGATGGTACAAGAAGAAGGATGATCAACATGCTTGTGGCTGACATGGTAGAGAGCCATGG GAGGATCCCTCCAGTAAATATCCGCAGTACGTATGCACTTGGCATTACAACCTTGTTCCCAAATTTGAAGGACCCGGATTCAAAGAATGGTTAT GAGCATTTCTATGATCACCAGAGTGGTTCTGGTTACCTGGCATGGAGGCTGAAGACTGTGCAGCGCAACTCTGCTCAAGAGATCAAGAAATCCAGGTCCAGCTTTCAGGATGGCCCTAAGACTCATCGCAGCATGCATTCACCTGTGAGGCAGTTGTCAGGTGACGAATGCAATGAAGCTATATCAGTGATGAGGCACTCAAGTGACACAACCCTCGTCCAAGACAAAATGAGGGCAACATTTCAGAAAAGACAAAAGGTTGTTCAAGACCCAGCAACAGCTTCCACTGTCCTAGACCTTTTTCCGAGATTCCTGGACACACCAGGCTTG ATCGACCAAGACTTCAATATGCTCTTTGGTGATGAAGTGACTGGTAAATTCCTCGCTAAATGGCCAACATTCTTCAAACCGAGGATCATTGCGGAGTGCAAAAATCTTCCTCAAAGTGTGCACGTGGATGACCTCCTTTTGTCTGCCCAACAGGAATCTGATGATGGTG taTGGGACTGTGAGGTTGCCGCCATCTGCTTGTTGCTTCACCTGTTGCCGCCAACATCCAAGGGCAAGAAGTCTGCAAAGATCAGCGCAACAGATGCTGCTGTCCGCCTGGTGAAGTTCCTTAAG gtGGGGAGAAGCATGGAGACCTTCCTGAAGGAAACTGGCCCTGCTCAGCCCTTTCTCCTGTGTGTTGGAGAACGAAAAAACAGCATCCAGAATTTCTACATCATCCTGGACCAAAAGGCCATTCCCTCCAAGACACAGACTGGAGTTGCTGCCTTTGACGAGCTCTTCAAGGCACATTTTGCTTTTGCTGTGTCCTACGATGAGGCGCTGTGCAACTTCTACACCTTCATCCAGACAACCGTGTATGGCATTGACGTTGGCAGTGTGAAGGAGAGTCCTCGGGTGAAGGAAATTCGAGCAAGATTTCTTCACAGTTCATTTTGA
- the LOC134037535 gene encoding uncharacterized protein LOC134037535 isoform X1, translating into MLVPVEYKGVSKWVRVPKVEEVFNFSEFLQGVLAKFNLSGFTALMLKDSAGVEVDSDIFDELLKSSQVSFKAFTEDCNDNSFGDSSEGSSLTDWSPSRASHGSSPSSDSTIILESTKARRKRLIEGPPDSSSARDIVNAALHSKPDGDQIIKEYEKTKSLSDGTRRRMINMLVADMVESHGRIPPVNIRSTYALGITTLFPNLKDPDSKNGYEHFYDHQSGSGYLAWRLKTVQRNSAQEIKKSRSSFQDGPKTHRSMHSPVRQLSGDECNEAISVMRHSSDTTLVQDKMRATFQKRQKVVQDPATASTVLDLFPRFLDTPGLIDQDFNMLFGDEVTGKFLAKWPTFFKPRIIAECKNLPQSVHVDDLLLSAQQESDDGVWDCEVAAICLLLHLLPPTSKGKKSAKISATDAAVRLVKFLKVGRSMETFLKETGPAQPFLLCVGERKNSIQNFYIILDQKAIPSKTQTGVAAFDELFKAHFAFAVSYDEALCNFYTFIQTTVYGIDVGSVKESPRVKEIRARFLHSSF; encoded by the exons ATGCTGGTTCCTGTTGAATATAAGGGGGTGAGCAAATGGGTCAGGGTACCAAAGGTGGAGGAGGTCTTCAATTTCTCTGAATTTTTACAAGGAG TGCTGGCAAAATTCAATTTGTCAGGTTTTACTGCTTTGATGCTCAAGGATTCTGCAGGAGTTGAAGTGGATTCTGACATCTTTGATGAGCTTCTGAAGTCATCTCAGGTGTCCTTCAAGGCCTTCACTGAAGATTGCAATG acaacaGTTTTGGAGATTCTTCAGAGGGCTCATCCTTAACTGATTGGTCACCATCACGTGCATCCCATGGGTCATCTCCAAGCTCAGACTCAACAATTATACTAGAATCCACCAAAGCTCGAAGAAAACGGCTGATTGAAggaccccctgacagcagcagtgCTCGCGAT ATTGTCAATGCAGCCCTGCATTCAAAGCCGGACGGTGACCAAATAATCAAAGAATACGAGAAAACAAAGAGTCTGTCGGATGGTACAAGAAGAAGGATGATCAACATGCTTGTGGCTGACATGGTAGAGAGCCATGG GAGGATCCCTCCAGTAAATATCCGCAGTACGTATGCACTTGGCATTACAACCTTGTTCCCAAATTTGAAGGACCCGGATTCAAAGAATGGTTAT GAGCATTTCTATGATCACCAGAGTGGTTCTGGTTACCTGGCATGGAGGCTGAAGACTGTGCAGCGCAACTCTGCTCAAGAGATCAAGAAATCCAGGTCCAGCTTTCAGGATGGCCCTAAGACTCATCGCAGCATGCATTCACCTGTGAGGCAGTTGTCAGGTGACGAATGCAATGAAGCTATATCAGTGATGAGGCACTCAAGTGACACAACCCTCGTCCAAGACAAAATGAGGGCAACATTTCAGAAAAGACAAAAGGTTGTTCAAGACCCAGCAACAGCTTCCACTGTCCTAGACCTTTTTCCGAGATTCCTGGACACACCAGGCTTG ATCGACCAAGACTTCAATATGCTCTTTGGTGATGAAGTGACTGGTAAATTCCTCGCTAAATGGCCAACATTCTTCAAACCGAGGATCATTGCGGAGTGCAAAAATCTTCCTCAAAGTGTGCACGTGGATGACCTCCTTTTGTCTGCCCAACAGGAATCTGATGATGGTG taTGGGACTGTGAGGTTGCCGCCATCTGCTTGTTGCTTCACCTGTTGCCGCCAACATCCAAGGGCAAGAAGTCTGCAAAGATCAGCGCAACAGATGCTGCTGTCCGCCTGGTGAAGTTCCTTAAG gtGGGGAGAAGCATGGAGACCTTCCTGAAGGAAACTGGCCCTGCTCAGCCCTTTCTCCTGTGTGTTGGAGAACGAAAAAACAGCATCCAGAATTTCTACATCATCCTGGACCAAAAGGCCATTCCCTCCAAGACACAGACTGGAGTTGCTGCCTTTGACGAGCTCTTCAAGGCACATTTTGCTTTTGCTGTGTCCTACGATGAGGCGCTGTGCAACTTCTACACCTTCATCCAGACAACCGTGTATGGCATTGACGTTGGCAGTGTGAAGGAGAGTCCTCGGGTGAAGGAAATTCGAGCAAGATTTCTTCACAGTTCATTTTGA